A portion of the Tindallia magadiensis genome contains these proteins:
- a CDS encoding M20 family metallopeptidase, producing MRIEMKEEVSQYIHLERATEILKDMVKIYSPYFQEKQIMEYVHDWLKQRGMDAMYHRYHEKKVTNFRGINVVGRMKGQDEGPHVLLNGHLDSVEICEGWTKDPLGAEVENGKLYGVGSVDMKAGCVAIMMAVEAFVNTVEKFNGEILYTFVSDEEGPYGLGTDALLLDGITDYADVAIITEPSGTFSGNPFPCLCLGARGGWVYTVTTYGKSAHAATPERGIDAVEEAAKLMMALKETELKEDPKLGKGSIAVIDFNGGGAACSVADKASFTVFRHTVTGEDLSYLRNEVDKAAKKAGLKGTYSMKFRDAPHPENGGFHPYTVSESNPYTRAIKESIREVTGTEPTIDYFPSIGDFNYLGSRAKLPTYVFGPEGGNFHTSDEYVDLESIVKTSEVIYDYLKKILT from the coding sequence ATGAGAATAGAAATGAAAGAAGAAGTAAGTCAATATATCCATCTTGAACGCGCAACAGAAATTCTTAAAGATATGGTGAAAATATATAGCCCATATTTTCAAGAAAAACAAATTATGGAATATGTACATGATTGGTTAAAGCAACGTGGAATGGATGCTATGTATCATCGGTATCATGAAAAAAAGGTAACCAATTTTCGAGGTATCAATGTCGTTGGCAGAATGAAAGGTCAAGATGAAGGGCCGCATGTATTACTTAATGGACATTTGGATAGCGTGGAAATTTGTGAAGGCTGGACAAAAGATCCTTTAGGTGCTGAAGTAGAAAACGGAAAACTATACGGAGTTGGATCAGTAGATATGAAAGCTGGCTGTGTTGCAATTATGATGGCGGTGGAAGCCTTTGTCAATACGGTCGAAAAATTCAATGGTGAAATTCTTTATACGTTTGTTTCTGATGAAGAAGGCCCTTATGGCTTGGGAACAGATGCCTTACTTTTGGACGGTATTACGGATTACGCAGATGTGGCAATAATAACAGAACCCAGCGGAACTTTTTCTGGAAATCCATTCCCATGCCTCTGTTTAGGCGCGCGGGGTGGATGGGTGTATACGGTTACCACCTACGGGAAAAGTGCTCATGCAGCAACACCTGAAAGAGGCATTGATGCTGTTGAAGAGGCAGCAAAGCTAATGATGGCATTAAAAGAAACGGAATTAAAAGAAGATCCCAAACTTGGGAAAGGCTCAATCGCTGTTATTGACTTTAATGGTGGAGGAGCAGCTTGCAGTGTTGCTGACAAAGCAAGCTTTACCGTTTTTAGACATACAGTAACAGGTGAAGACCTTAGTTATTTACGAAATGAAGTAGATAAAGCCGCTAAAAAAGCAGGCTTGAAAGGAACCTATTCGATGAAATTCAGAGATGCTCCTCATCCTGAAAACGGAGGGTTTCATCCTTATACGGTGTCTGAGAGCAACCCATATACAAGAGCGATTAAAGAGAGTATTCGTGAAGTTACAGGCACTGAACCGACTATCGATTATTTTCCGAGCATAGGAGATTTTAACTACCTAGGGAGTCGGGCAAAATTACCTACCTATGTTTTTGGCCCAGAAGGCGGTAATTTTCACACCTCTGACGAATATGTTGATTTAGAAAGTATTGTGAAGACGTCAGAAGTTATCTATGATTATCTAAAGAAAATTCTAACGTAA
- the aspS gene encoding aspartate--tRNA ligase, which yields MAIEKYHNRSHMCGVLRESDIGSTVTLYGWVQKRRDLGGLIFIDLRDRTGIIQIICDQDISKQAFMEAEKIGSEYVVTVRGKVERRTSENPNMPTGTIEVYAETLNIINEAQTPPIYIKDDDEVSESLRLKYRYLDLRKPSMQANLLLRQKISNFVRFFLSNEAFIEVETPVLTKPTPEGARDYLVPSRVNAGKFYALPQSPQLFKQLLMVSGLDRYFQIVKCFRDEDLRADRQPEFTQIDCEMSFVNQEDVIELNSRMLKKMLSEIKGVELSLPFPRLTYKESMEKYGSDKPDLRFGMELIDLSDLMANCGFKVFSDTVNNEGQVKCIKVEGKAENLSRKDIGKLEDIAKTYGAKGLAWMKVEMDNDVNAPIKKFFSSDEIQRILQKTEAENGDILLFVADKPSVVAAALGHLRVEIANKFNLYDKNTYQFVWITDFPLLEYDEETKRYVAMHHPFTSPVAEDIEKLTSDPANVKAQAYDIVLNGYEIGGGSIRIHSSDLQSDMFKALGFTEEETREKFGFLLDAFQYGTPPHGGIAFGLDRLAMILAGEENIRQVIAFPKTQNATCPLTDAPSTADQKQLQELYIKTDLPSSDN from the coding sequence ATGGCAATAGAAAAATATCATAATAGGAGTCATATGTGTGGCGTTCTTCGTGAATCAGATATTGGCTCAACGGTAACTTTGTATGGATGGGTCCAAAAACGTCGAGATCTTGGAGGTCTTATATTTATTGACCTTAGAGATCGAACCGGAATTATTCAAATCATTTGTGACCAGGATATTTCAAAACAGGCATTCATGGAAGCTGAAAAAATAGGTTCAGAATATGTTGTCACAGTTCGTGGAAAAGTAGAAAGAAGAACATCTGAAAATCCTAATATGCCGACGGGAACCATCGAAGTTTATGCTGAAACATTAAATATTATCAACGAAGCACAAACACCACCTATTTACATTAAAGATGACGATGAAGTTTCAGAAAGTTTAAGGTTGAAATATCGATACTTAGATTTAAGAAAGCCATCGATGCAAGCCAATCTTTTATTGAGACAAAAGATTTCTAATTTTGTTAGATTCTTTTTATCAAATGAAGCTTTTATAGAGGTAGAAACCCCCGTTCTTACAAAACCAACACCGGAAGGTGCTAGGGATTATCTTGTTCCCAGTAGAGTAAATGCTGGTAAATTTTATGCACTACCACAATCTCCCCAATTATTTAAGCAATTATTAATGGTTTCTGGCTTGGATCGTTACTTTCAAATTGTTAAATGCTTTCGTGACGAAGATTTACGGGCAGATCGCCAACCGGAATTCACTCAAATTGATTGCGAAATGTCTTTTGTAAATCAGGAAGATGTTATTGAACTAAATAGTCGTATGCTAAAGAAAATGCTTAGTGAAATAAAAGGTGTGGAACTATCATTGCCCTTTCCAAGGCTTACATATAAGGAGTCTATGGAAAAGTACGGTTCTGATAAGCCGGACCTTCGATTTGGAATGGAACTAATAGACCTTTCTGATCTTATGGCAAACTGTGGATTCAAGGTATTTTCTGACACAGTGAATAACGAAGGACAGGTAAAGTGCATCAAAGTAGAGGGTAAGGCCGAGAACCTTAGCCGAAAAGATATTGGCAAACTTGAAGACATCGCAAAAACATATGGGGCAAAAGGATTAGCCTGGATGAAAGTAGAAATGGATAACGATGTCAATGCACCAATAAAAAAATTCTTCAGTAGTGATGAAATCCAAAGGATTCTTCAAAAGACAGAAGCAGAAAATGGTGATATCTTACTGTTCGTTGCTGATAAACCTTCGGTAGTGGCAGCCGCTTTAGGTCATCTACGTGTTGAAATAGCAAATAAATTTAATCTTTACGATAAAAATACTTACCAATTTGTTTGGATTACAGATTTTCCTTTATTAGAGTATGATGAAGAAACCAAACGTTATGTAGCAATGCATCATCCTTTTACATCACCGGTAGCAGAAGACATTGAAAAATTAACATCAGATCCTGCAAATGTGAAAGCTCAGGCCTATGATATTGTGCTGAATGGTTATGAAATTGGAGGAGGAAGCATTAGAATTCATTCTTCAGATTTACAATCCGACATGTTTAAGGCCCTAGGCTTTACAGAAGAGGAGACAAGAGAAAAATTTGGATTCTTATTGGATGCATTTCAATACGGAACCCCACCGCATGGAGGAATAGCCTTTGGTCTTGATCGGCTTGCAATGATTTTAGCAGGCGAAGAAAACATCAGACAAGTCATCGCTTTTCCTAAAACTCAAAACGCAACCTGCCCACTAACCGATGCACCTTCTACAGCTGACCAAAAGCAATTACAAGAACTTTATATTAAAACAGATTTACCTTCTAGCGACAATTGA
- a CDS encoding MBL fold metallo-hydrolase gives MFSYEKIITGPLQVNTYLVTDDKTSECIVIDPGGEATEIIAMADKKGWKITKIVLTHGHGDHIGGLDQLKKELNVPIYIHEKDAPMIEDGQRNFTAMMGDVVEISADHFLADGDTIELGNSVVNVIHTPGHTQGGICLLADKMLFSGDTLFMHSIGRTDLEGGNLFQLLGSIKNKLLVLDETIRVFPGHGPDTTIKLEKTRNPHLQ, from the coding sequence ATGTTTTCTTATGAAAAGATAATTACAGGACCTTTACAAGTAAATACCTATCTCGTTACAGATGATAAGACTAGTGAATGTATTGTTATTGATCCAGGTGGAGAGGCTACCGAAATTATAGCAATGGCAGATAAGAAGGGATGGAAGATCACAAAAATTGTTTTAACTCACGGACATGGCGATCATATTGGAGGACTTGATCAATTGAAAAAAGAATTAAATGTCCCTATTTATATTCATGAAAAAGACGCCCCCATGATCGAAGATGGACAACGAAATTTCACAGCGATGATGGGTGATGTAGTCGAAATTTCGGCAGATCATTTTCTAGCTGATGGAGATACTATTGAGCTTGGAAACTCAGTTGTTAATGTTATTCATACTCCTGGGCATACACAAGGCGGAATTTGCTTGTTAGCAGATAAGATGCTTTTTTCAGGAGACACTTTGTTTATGCATTCTATTGGACGTACTGATTTAGAAGGAGGAAACCTCTTTCAGCTTCTAGGATCAATCAAAAATAAGTTATTAGTCTTAGACGAAACAATAAGAGTATTTCCTGGGCATGGACCTGATACTACGATAAAATTAGAAAAAACAAGAAATCCTCATCTGCAGTAA
- the hemZ gene encoding coproporphyrinogen dehydrogenase HemZ: protein MKLSIIVEKISEVHELREMTRLFLSDQDFKVIQKSEEEEKLFSSEIKMRICTRYDENNTKITIEITGKAEENKTITFKTEADLLKQKKNEKNKLKRMIYDRLQLWFPTDLSWGMLTGVRPVKVAHEKLRQFTSKEYAIKMIMEETMMKKEKATLITEMATLQNEYVLPIKEDNISLYINFPICPSKCSYCSFASQSLKSKDDPIVDKYLEGLFKEMEIVLMGLKQRNKEVQSLYIGGGTPSVLSCSQLESFLNKLNSLWDLNKINEITFEGGRPDTLDDDKLKLLADYPVHRISINPQTLHDQTLQRINRHHSVQDFFNVYESAIRFGHQNINVDVIMGLPGETPDKFLDTLYLLKSLELESFTVHALAMKKNASLRQQNYQFEWIAEEAKKVMEQVYRFAVIEKLEPYYLYRQKQMLANMENVGFAKKGKASIYNILMMEEIQTVLGIGAGAVSKLIFPKENRVQRVPGIKDILVYLNRLHLQREKWEQILDQL, encoded by the coding sequence ATGAAGCTATCAATTATTGTAGAAAAAATATCAGAAGTGCATGAATTACGAGAAATGACTCGACTATTTCTTTCGGATCAAGATTTTAAAGTGATTCAAAAATCAGAAGAAGAGGAAAAACTCTTTTCTTCTGAAATAAAGATGCGCATATGTACACGATATGATGAAAACAACACAAAAATAACGATTGAGATAACGGGAAAAGCAGAAGAAAATAAAACAATCACCTTCAAAACAGAAGCCGATCTGTTAAAACAGAAAAAAAACGAGAAAAACAAGCTCAAAAGAATGATATATGACCGTTTACAATTATGGTTTCCAACAGACTTATCCTGGGGAATGTTGACAGGCGTCAGACCAGTAAAAGTAGCACATGAAAAGTTGCGTCAATTTACAAGTAAAGAATATGCCATAAAGATGATTATGGAAGAAACAATGATGAAAAAAGAAAAAGCAACATTAATTACTGAAATGGCCACTCTTCAAAATGAATATGTATTACCTATAAAAGAAGATAATATCAGCCTTTACATCAATTTTCCGATTTGTCCGAGCAAGTGCAGTTACTGTTCATTTGCATCACAATCACTAAAGTCGAAAGATGATCCAATAGTAGATAAATATTTAGAAGGATTATTTAAGGAAATGGAAATCGTTTTGATGGGGCTTAAGCAAAGAAACAAAGAAGTTCAAAGTTTGTACATTGGTGGAGGAACACCGTCTGTTCTATCTTGTAGCCAATTAGAAAGTTTTTTGAATAAGCTTAATAGTTTGTGGGACTTAAATAAGATCAATGAAATTACCTTTGAAGGAGGTAGACCAGATACACTAGATGATGATAAACTTAAACTTTTAGCTGATTATCCGGTTCATCGAATTAGTATCAATCCACAAACACTTCATGATCAAACCCTGCAAAGAATAAACCGTCATCACTCCGTGCAGGATTTTTTTAATGTATACGAATCGGCGATTCGTTTTGGTCATCAGAACATTAATGTTGATGTTATTATGGGGCTCCCTGGAGAAACACCGGATAAGTTTCTTGATACATTATATTTATTGAAATCTTTGGAATTGGAAAGTTTTACGGTTCATGCGCTGGCAATGAAAAAAAATGCAAGTTTAAGACAACAAAATTATCAATTTGAGTGGATAGCCGAAGAAGCAAAAAAAGTGATGGAGCAAGTATATCGTTTTGCAGTAATAGAAAAACTGGAACCTTATTATTTATATCGACAGAAACAAATGTTAGCTAACATGGAAAATGTAGGGTTTGCAAAAAAAGGAAAAGCTTCAATATATAACATTTTAATGATGGAAGAAATTCAGACGGTTTTAGGAATTGGAGCAGGTGCCGTTTCAAAATTGATATTTCCAAAAGAAAACAGAGTACAAAGAGTTCCTGGAATAAAAGATATTCTAGTGTACTTAAATCGACTTCATTTGCAACGAGAAAAATGGGAACAAATACTAGATCAATTATAA
- the dtd gene encoding D-aminoacyl-tRNA deacylase, whose translation MRAVVQRIKSGCVSVDDKVVGAISHGLLVYLGVGKEDSDKDIDYMAEKIINLRIFEDEEGKMNQSLIDIQGEMLCISQFTLWGDCRKGRRPSFTDAQEPKEADRSYKKFVETCREKGVKVETGVFQAHMEVSSVNDGPVTMLIDSAKKF comes from the coding sequence ATGAGAGCAGTTGTACAGCGCATAAAATCAGGTTGTGTATCAGTTGACGATAAAGTAGTAGGTGCTATTTCGCATGGCCTTTTAGTATATTTAGGAGTCGGAAAAGAAGATTCTGATAAAGATATTGATTATATGGCTGAAAAAATAATAAACCTTCGAATTTTCGAGGATGAAGAAGGAAAAATGAATCAGTCTCTTATAGATATCCAAGGTGAAATGTTATGCATATCACAATTTACATTATGGGGAGATTGTCGCAAAGGCAGAAGACCGAGCTTTACAGATGCTCAAGAGCCTAAAGAAGCAGATCGATCCTATAAAAAGTTTGTTGAAACTTGCCGCGAAAAAGGGGTAAAGGTTGAAACGGGAGTGTTTCAGGCGCATATGGAAGTTTCCTCAGTTAATGATGGACCCGTGACTATGTTAATTGACAGTGCAAAAAAATTTTAG
- a CDS encoding RelA/SpoT family protein: MLENLITMIEEHNPNCDVELIIRAYQFAESAHEGQYRKSGDRYFSHPVEVAKILIQLQMDSSTIAAGLLHDVLEDTPNSYEAMKLEFGEEIAELVEGVTKLTKMNFESKEEKQAENLRKMFVAMAKDIRVVLIKLADRLHNMRTLKFQSDDKKKEKARETLEIFAPIAHRLGMSKIKWELEDLSLLYIDPQGYYDLVDKVAKKREEREAFINSIIKDLHIKLTDFNIDSEIFGRPKHFYSIYKKMVNHGKAFEEIFDFLAIRILVDNIKDCYGVLGVVHTIWKPIPGRFKDYIAMPKPNMYQSLHTTVIGPKGEPFEIQIRTYEMNNIAEFGIAAHWKYKEGQSGEDEGTNIDEKLTWLSQMMEWEKETKDPAEFMESLRIDLFTNEVFVFTPKGKVIDLPAGSTPIDFAYKIHSDIGNKCVGAKVDGRIVPLNYKLKNGNIIEVLTSTNSNGPSRDWLKIVQSSQAKTKIKQWFKKERRDENISKGRDMLEREVKRMNVPVALALKEKPLTAIANRMSLHGSEDLYAAIGYGGITLAQVTPKIREYIKNQVPAEELEKYIPISPKKEVEKKKTGTKSSGVSIRGVDNLMIRFSKCCNPVPGDDIIGYITRGRGVSVHRKDCPSLMESPEKDQRTIEVDWDSDTEIEFQAELQVNANDRKGLLREITQILTDDKIAVNSLNARTNNKEHTATMNLVVEISSTEELEKLRKTLKSLEGVKDVFRVKT, translated from the coding sequence ATGCTCGAAAATTTAATTACGATGATTGAAGAACATAACCCCAACTGTGATGTTGAATTGATTATACGCGCATATCAATTTGCTGAAAGTGCCCATGAAGGGCAGTACAGAAAATCTGGTGATCGCTATTTCTCTCACCCTGTAGAAGTAGCAAAAATCTTAATCCAACTACAGATGGATAGTAGTACTATTGCAGCAGGCTTATTGCATGATGTACTGGAAGATACACCAAACAGCTATGAAGCAATGAAGCTAGAGTTTGGGGAAGAAATTGCAGAGCTAGTGGAAGGTGTAACAAAATTAACAAAAATGAATTTTGAATCAAAAGAAGAAAAACAAGCTGAAAACTTACGTAAAATGTTCGTGGCAATGGCAAAAGATATTCGTGTTGTATTAATAAAGCTTGCCGATAGACTTCATAACATGAGAACACTTAAATTTCAAAGTGATGATAAAAAGAAAGAAAAAGCACGAGAGACATTGGAGATATTTGCCCCTATTGCACATCGACTTGGAATGTCTAAAATTAAATGGGAACTGGAAGACCTAAGCCTCCTTTATATTGATCCACAAGGATATTATGATTTAGTAGACAAAGTGGCTAAAAAGAGAGAAGAAAGAGAAGCCTTTATTAATTCTATTATCAAAGACTTACACATAAAATTAACTGATTTTAATATTGATAGCGAAATTTTTGGAAGACCAAAACATTTTTATAGTATTTACAAAAAAATGGTTAATCATGGGAAAGCTTTTGAAGAAATATTTGACTTTCTGGCCATTAGAATATTGGTAGATAATATAAAGGATTGTTATGGTGTGTTAGGTGTTGTTCACACAATCTGGAAGCCAATTCCAGGACGATTTAAGGACTATATAGCCATGCCTAAACCCAATATGTATCAGTCTCTTCATACTACAGTTATTGGTCCAAAAGGAGAACCCTTTGAAATTCAAATAAGAACTTATGAAATGAATAATATTGCTGAATTCGGGATAGCTGCACATTGGAAATATAAAGAAGGACAAAGCGGAGAAGATGAAGGAACCAATATTGATGAAAAACTTACCTGGTTAAGTCAAATGATGGAATGGGAAAAAGAGACAAAAGATCCGGCGGAGTTTATGGAGTCTTTACGGATTGATTTATTTACCAATGAAGTTTTTGTATTCACACCCAAAGGAAAAGTAATTGATTTGCCCGCAGGTTCAACACCGATTGATTTTGCCTATAAAATTCATAGCGATATTGGAAATAAATGTGTAGGAGCGAAAGTTGACGGCAGAATTGTACCTCTTAATTATAAATTAAAGAATGGTAATATTATTGAAGTATTAACTTCTACAAATAGTAATGGTCCTAGTCGAGACTGGCTTAAAATTGTTCAAAGTTCTCAAGCAAAAACAAAAATAAAACAATGGTTTAAAAAAGAACGTCGTGATGAAAATATATCTAAGGGAAGAGATATGTTGGAGCGAGAAGTAAAAAGAATGAACGTTCCTGTAGCCTTGGCGTTAAAAGAAAAACCACTTACAGCCATTGCTAATCGAATGAGCTTACATGGTTCGGAGGATCTGTACGCTGCCATTGGATATGGTGGCATTACGTTGGCTCAGGTGACACCTAAAATCAGAGAGTATATTAAAAACCAGGTTCCAGCAGAGGAATTAGAAAAATACATTCCTATTTCTCCGAAAAAAGAAGTTGAAAAGAAAAAAACTGGAACGAAAAGTTCAGGTGTGAGCATTAGAGGTGTCGATAATTTAATGATACGTTTTTCTAAATGCTGCAATCCGGTTCCTGGTGATGATATCATTGGTTATATTACTAGAGGAAGAGGCGTATCGGTTCATCGAAAAGATTGTCCAAGCTTAATGGAAAGCCCTGAAAAAGATCAAAGAACCATAGAGGTAGATTGGGACTCAGACACTGAAATAGAGTTTCAAGCAGAACTGCAAGTGAATGCAAATGATCGTAAAGGTTTATTAAGAGAAATAACACAGATTTTAACTGATGATAAAATTGCTGTGAATTCTCTAAATGCAAGAACAAATAATAAGGAACATACAGCAACCATGAATTTGGTGGTAGAAATCAGTAGTACAGAAGAATTGGAAAAACTCCGTAAAACACTAAAAAGCCTAGAAGGTGTTAAAGACGTTTTTCGAGTTAAAACATAG